One Chromobacterium paludis genomic window carries:
- a CDS encoding PAS domain S-box protein produces the protein MLATAGYGIFAWAWLAFAGDGIRMLGGSNPSMLNEGLFALCSVLLLSLGWRAAPTEDGASAAQRPAALAADLLPRQGAVGLAYALACVLTAAIVALRVALVSDAGAQPSLILFTLPIVLCASLGGFGPGLLATLLALLAADFSPAWPWHATLRWSSPLQQALLLGEGLAISGFGAMLRRSLSRAELNHRLLDSVVSSTSDAVFIKDVQGRYLLINQAGLAFVGKARADLLGRDDLAAFDEATARKLIASDRAAMQSGRVQTYEECLTLQSGERMVFQVTKGPVYTPDHRLIGLFGISRDITEQKRAAEALQASEAELQLAQQLASLGSWSWDLASNRVHWSNETYRLFGLASQDAPPAYAAWQRYFTLDGWMQLSDAMERCRLIGLGYECDLELLRQDGTSCWVTVHVEARRDEEGKVAGLYGTIQDITERTQMALLIQESEQRLQLVVEATSDGFWDWDLRSGRIYRSPRFYEVTGAHPEENDGDFRFFRQLVHAADLPFVLQALEAHRRGKTPRIEVEFRLADQTSGVRWLQVRGRAVEWDERGAALRLVGNLSDITERKRVDDDLRLVLNEAGDAIWVIDAEGGFVFANPAACQLTGHSMEELKTMRLRDLLAGECLSALPGHLAALDAGAFQRSEWLLRRKKGGNVSVDLSTGKLKDGRYMAFGRDLTEQRRAEQALRQREQQLARVIEGSDQGYWDWNLKTGSFQVSPRWEGMLGYEPGQMRITGENWYSHVHPEDAERARESIRRNLSGEAASHEVEIRCRTRGGDWRWILSRGRVVERDETGAPMMMAGTHTDITERKVFEQAQKEAAAVFASSYEGILMVSPDGFITKVNQAFTRITGYSAEDVVGRKPSILSSGQQPESFYEELWRSLHGHDFWRGELWNRRKNGELYAELLSISVVRDEHGEVQHYIGIFSDITQLKQHEAELDRVAHFDPLTGVPNRRLLSDRLRQAIVRASRSGKSCAVCFLDLDGFKTVNDQYGHEMGDQLLIGVSSHLKSVLRGGDTLARLGGDEFVVLLSDIEAADECVLVLDRILEAVAQPVAIGSAAISVTASVGVSLYPQDNADPDTLLRHADQAMYVAKESGKNRYQLFDPESDRKAQEHRQFLELLRQALERNEFALFYQPMVDLVDGEIMGMEALIRWRHPQRGLLAPAEFLPHLRGHELESAFGDWVLDAALKQASKWAEAGHPLRISTNVSPSYLHGGDFCAKLAAALSHYPNVAPDHVELEVQESAQADVEKTIATLQQCRGLGVRFALDDFGTGYASLNYLRRLPVDTLKIDNSFVHGMLVSIDDRRTVEGVIQLAGIFERRAVAEGVETLPHAALLRRLGCRYAQGYGIARPMEAEAVSGWCRRWSQGAIWRQLDAAAEPDGQM, from the coding sequence TTGTTGGCGACGGCGGGCTACGGGATTTTTGCCTGGGCCTGGCTGGCCTTTGCCGGGGACGGCATCCGCATGCTGGGCGGCTCGAATCCGTCCATGCTCAATGAAGGGCTGTTTGCGCTCTGCAGCGTGTTGCTGTTGTCGCTGGGCTGGCGCGCCGCGCCGACAGAGGACGGCGCCTCGGCTGCGCAGCGTCCCGCGGCGCTGGCGGCGGACCTGCTGCCCAGGCAGGGGGCAGTCGGACTGGCGTACGCGCTGGCCTGCGTGCTGACCGCGGCCATCGTGGCCTTGCGCGTGGCGCTGGTGAGCGATGCCGGCGCGCAGCCCTCGCTGATCCTGTTCACGCTGCCCATCGTGCTGTGCGCCAGTCTGGGCGGTTTCGGCCCCGGCCTGCTGGCAACCCTGCTGGCGCTGCTGGCCGCGGATTTCTCGCCGGCCTGGCCCTGGCATGCCACCCTGCGCTGGAGCAGCCCGCTGCAGCAGGCCTTATTGTTGGGCGAGGGACTGGCGATTTCCGGTTTTGGCGCCATGCTGCGGCGCAGTCTGTCGCGGGCGGAGCTGAACCACAGGCTGCTGGACTCCGTGGTGTCCAGCACTTCGGACGCCGTGTTCATCAAGGACGTGCAAGGCCGTTACCTGCTGATCAACCAGGCGGGCCTGGCCTTTGTCGGCAAGGCGCGGGCGGATTTGCTGGGGCGGGATGACCTGGCGGCCTTTGATGAAGCGACGGCGCGCAAGCTGATTGCCTCGGATCGCGCGGCCATGCAATCGGGGCGGGTGCAGACTTACGAGGAATGCCTGACCTTGCAAAGCGGCGAGCGCATGGTGTTCCAGGTGACCAAGGGGCCTGTTTACACGCCGGATCATCGCCTGATAGGCCTGTTCGGCATTTCCCGCGACATCACCGAGCAAAAGCGCGCCGCGGAGGCCCTGCAAGCCAGCGAGGCGGAATTGCAGCTGGCGCAGCAGCTGGCCAGCCTGGGCAGCTGGAGCTGGGATTTGGCCAGCAATCGCGTGCATTGGTCCAATGAGACTTATCGTCTGTTCGGGCTGGCCAGCCAGGACGCCCCCCCCGCCTATGCCGCTTGGCAGCGTTACTTCACGCTCGATGGCTGGATGCAGCTGTCCGACGCGATGGAGCGCTGCCGCCTGATCGGCCTGGGTTACGAGTGCGACCTGGAATTGCTGCGCCAGGACGGCACCTCATGCTGGGTGACGGTGCATGTCGAAGCCCGGCGCGACGAAGAAGGCAAGGTGGCCGGCTTGTACGGCACCATACAGGACATCACCGAGCGCACGCAGATGGCCTTGCTGATCCAAGAGAGCGAGCAGAGGCTGCAATTGGTGGTGGAGGCGACCAGCGACGGCTTCTGGGACTGGGATTTGCGCAGCGGCAGGATTTACCGTTCGCCGCGCTTCTACGAGGTGACCGGCGCGCATCCGGAGGAGAATGACGGCGATTTCCGGTTCTTCCGCCAGCTGGTGCATGCTGCCGATCTGCCCTTCGTGCTGCAGGCGTTGGAGGCGCATCGAAGGGGCAAGACGCCGCGCATCGAGGTGGAGTTCCGGCTGGCCGATCAGACGAGCGGCGTGCGCTGGCTGCAGGTGCGCGGGCGGGCGGTGGAATGGGACGAGCGCGGCGCCGCCTTACGGCTGGTGGGCAATTTGTCCGACATCACCGAGCGCAAGCGCGTGGACGACGACTTGCGGCTGGTGTTGAACGAGGCGGGAGACGCGATCTGGGTGATAGACGCGGAGGGCGGCTTCGTGTTTGCCAATCCCGCCGCCTGCCAATTGACCGGCCACAGCATGGAAGAGCTGAAAACCATGCGCTTGCGCGACTTGCTGGCGGGGGAGTGCCTGTCTGCCCTGCCGGGTCATCTCGCCGCCCTCGATGCCGGCGCCTTCCAGCGCTCGGAATGGCTGCTGCGCCGCAAGAAGGGCGGCAACGTCAGCGTGGATCTCAGCACCGGCAAGCTCAAGGACGGCCGCTACATGGCCTTTGGCCGCGACCTGACCGAGCAGCGCCGGGCGGAGCAAGCGCTGCGCCAGCGCGAGCAGCAGCTGGCGCGCGTGATCGAGGGCTCGGACCAGGGCTACTGGGACTGGAATCTGAAGACCGGCAGCTTCCAGGTCAGCCCGCGCTGGGAGGGCATGCTGGGTTATGAGCCGGGCCAGATGCGCATCACGGGCGAAAATTGGTACAGCCATGTCCATCCCGAGGACGCCGAGCGCGCGCGCGAATCCATCCGCCGCAATCTGAGCGGGGAAGCGGCCAGCCATGAAGTGGAAATCCGTTGCCGCACGCGCGGCGGTGACTGGCGCTGGATATTGTCCCGCGGCCGGGTGGTGGAGCGCGACGAAACCGGCGCGCCGATGATGATGGCCGGCACGCATACCGACATTACCGAACGCAAGGTGTTCGAGCAGGCGCAAAAGGAAGCGGCCGCGGTGTTCGCCAGCAGCTACGAAGGCATCCTGATGGTAAGCCCCGATGGCTTCATCACCAAGGTCAATCAGGCCTTCACCCGCATCACCGGCTACAGCGCGGAGGATGTCGTGGGACGAAAGCCCAGCATCCTGTCGTCGGGCCAGCAGCCGGAGAGCTTTTACGAGGAGCTGTGGCGCTCCTTGCACGGCCACGATTTCTGGCGCGGCGAGCTGTGGAACCGCCGCAAGAACGGCGAATTGTATGCCGAGCTGCTCTCCATCTCCGTGGTGCGGGACGAGCATGGCGAAGTTCAGCATTACATCGGCATCTTTTCCGACATCACCCAGTTGAAGCAGCACGAGGCGGAACTGGACCGCGTGGCGCACTTCGATCCCCTCACCGGCGTGCCCAACCGGCGTCTGCTGTCCGACCGCCTGCGCCAAGCCATCGTGCGGGCGTCGCGCAGCGGCAAGTCCTGCGCGGTGTGCTTCCTCGACCTGGATGGTTTCAAGACGGTCAACGACCAATATGGGCACGAAATGGGCGACCAGCTGCTGATAGGCGTGAGCAGCCATCTGAAGTCCGTGCTGCGCGGGGGCGATACCCTGGCCAGGCTGGGCGGAGACGAGTTTGTGGTGCTGTTGTCCGACATCGAGGCCGCCGATGAGTGCGTGCTGGTGCTGGACCGCATCCTCGAAGCGGTGGCGCAGCCGGTGGCCATAGGCAGCGCGGCCATCAGCGTGACGGCCAGCGTAGGCGTCAGCCTGTATCCGCAGGACAACGCCGACCCCGACACCTTGCTGCGCCATGCCGACCAAGCCATGTATGTGGCCAAGGAGAGCGGCAAGAACCGTTACCAGCTGTTTGACCCGGAAAGCGACCGCAAGGCGCAAGAACACCGGCAGTTTCTGGAGCTGCTGCGCCAGGCGCTGGAGCGCAACGAGTTCGCGCTGTTCTATCAGCCCATGGTGGATCTGGTGGATGGGGAAATCATGGGCATGGAGGCCCTGATTCGCTGGCGGCATCCGCAGCGTGGCTTGTTGGCGCCTGCGGAGTTCCTGCCGCACTTGCGCGGCCACGAGCTGGAGAGCGCCTTTGGCGACTGGGTGCTGGACGCGGCGCTGAAACAGGCGTCGAAATGGGCGGAGGCCGGGCATCCCTTGCGCATCAGCACCAATGTCAGTCCAAGCTATCTGCACGGCGGCGACTTCTGCGCCAAGCTGGCGGCGGCCCTGTCGCATTATCCCAATGTGGCGCCTGATCATGTGGAACTGGAAGTGCAGGAAAGCGCGCAGGCCGATGTGGAAAAAACCATCGCCACCCTGCAGCAGTGCCGTGGGCTGGGCGTGCGCTTCGCCCTTGACGACTTTGGCACCGGCTACGCCTCTTTGAATTATCTGCGGCGTTTGCCGGTGGATACGCTGAAAATCGACAATAGCTTTGTCCACGGCATGCTGGTCAGCATAGATGACCGCCGCACGGTGGAGGGCGTGATCCAGCTGGCCGGCATCTTCGAGCGGCGTGCCGTCGCGGAGGGGGTGGAGACCCTGCCGCACGCCGCCTTGCTGCGCCGCTTGGGCTGTCGCTACGCCCAAGGCTATGGCATCGCCCGCCCCATGGAGGCGGAGGCCGTGTCCGGCTGGTGCCGGCGCTGGTCGCAAGGCGCCATCTGGCGGCAGCTGGATGCAGCGGCGGAGCCGGATGGTCAAATGTAA
- a CDS encoding FMN-binding negative transcriptional regulator yields the protein MYLPKHFQESDVEALLALMRARPLAALAINGEDGPVVNHIPLLASRQGETLVLRGHVARANPLWRQLENGPQAVAVFQGDDAYITPAWDPDKTKHGKVVPTWNYRVAHARGRLRAVDDPQWLRAMLHDLTAEHEAAFDAPWRVDDAPADYIDKLSRAIVGIELAVERLDGKFKLSQNESEAARGSIREGLAARGQTGVAVAMR from the coding sequence ATGTATCTGCCCAAGCATTTTCAAGAGTCCGATGTCGAAGCCTTGTTGGCCTTGATGCGAGCCCGCCCCTTGGCCGCGTTGGCGATCAACGGCGAGGACGGGCCGGTGGTCAACCATATCCCTTTGCTGGCGTCGCGCCAGGGCGAGACGCTGGTGCTGCGCGGGCATGTGGCGAGGGCCAATCCCTTGTGGCGGCAATTGGAGAACGGGCCGCAAGCCGTCGCGGTGTTTCAGGGCGACGACGCCTATATCACGCCGGCCTGGGACCCGGACAAGACCAAACATGGCAAGGTGGTGCCCACCTGGAACTATAGGGTGGCGCACGCGCGCGGCCGCCTGCGCGCGGTGGACGATCCGCAGTGGCTGCGGGCCATGCTGCATGATTTGACGGCGGAGCATGAGGCGGCATTCGACGCGCCGTGGCGGGTGGATGACGCGCCGGCCGACTATATCGACAAGCTGTCGCGCGCCATCGTGGGCATAGAGCTGGCGGTGGAGCGCTTGGACGGCAAGTTCAAACTCAGCCAGAACGAGAGCGAAGCGGCGCGCGGCAGCATCCGCGAGGGATTGGCCGCGCGCGGCCAAACAGGGGTGGCCGTCGCGATGCGCTAG
- a CDS encoding GNAT family N-acetyltransferase: MASNIEIKARVSNPAALAERLQNLAGGAARVDAQDDTFFACAHGRLKLRVDGEGRGKLIFYQRPDAAEIKASDFLVSECGDADALRVLLARAYGELGRVRKLRRVYRVGRCRAHLDRVDGLGDFIELETELAAGEPEQAGRQAVADLMAALGIRDEDLIDKAYLDLLAERSKTGVSIALERPDQPEALALIDELDAYQVPLYPAESHHGVDVSVLLQPNAAFAVARDETGQAVGCGAVWCVPEYGELKRMYVRPQCRGRGVARALMDFLEEQAKARGCAAMTLETGIHQHEAIALYRRAGYEFCAPFSSYAEDPNSVFMRKPL; encoded by the coding sequence GTGGCAAGCAATATCGAGATCAAGGCCAGGGTCAGCAACCCGGCGGCATTGGCAGAGCGGCTTCAAAACCTGGCCGGCGGCGCCGCGCGCGTGGACGCGCAAGACGACACCTTCTTCGCCTGCGCCCATGGCAGGCTCAAGCTGCGGGTGGACGGCGAGGGGCGAGGCAAGCTGATTTTCTATCAACGGCCGGACGCCGCCGAGATAAAAGCATCGGATTTCCTGGTCAGCGAGTGCGGCGACGCCGACGCGCTGCGGGTACTGCTGGCCCGCGCTTACGGCGAATTGGGCCGTGTGCGCAAGCTGCGCCGAGTGTATCGGGTCGGCCGCTGCCGCGCGCATCTGGACCGGGTGGATGGGCTGGGCGATTTTATCGAGCTGGAGACGGAGCTGGCCGCCGGTGAGCCGGAGCAGGCCGGGCGGCAGGCGGTGGCGGACTTGATGGCCGCGCTGGGCATCCGCGATGAGGATTTGATCGACAAGGCCTATCTGGACTTGTTGGCGGAGCGCTCCAAAACGGGTGTGAGCATCGCGCTGGAACGGCCGGACCAGCCGGAGGCGCTGGCGCTGATAGATGAACTGGACGCCTACCAGGTGCCGCTGTACCCGGCGGAAAGCCATCACGGCGTGGATGTCTCGGTATTGCTGCAGCCCAATGCGGCGTTCGCCGTCGCCCGCGACGAAACCGGCCAGGCGGTGGGCTGCGGCGCGGTCTGGTGCGTGCCGGAGTACGGCGAATTGAAGCGCATGTATGTGCGGCCGCAATGCCGCGGCCGGGGCGTGGCGCGCGCGCTGATGGATTTTCTGGAGGAGCAGGCCAAGGCCCGCGGCTGCGCCGCCATGACCTTGGAAACCGGCATCCACCAGCACGAGGCCATCGCCTTGTACCGCCGCGCCGGTTATGAGTTCTGCGCGCCGTTCAGCTCCTACGCCGAGGACCCGAACAGCGTGTTCATGCGCAAGCCGCTTTGA
- a CDS encoding DUF3313 domain-containing protein yields the protein MKLSVLTICTLLALSGAAWADEPASAAPKENLFTLPLDAFQPGKMMPDQRVYLKPGVDLKTYHAVLLEPLLFMRQGQDGNWELLQSGDENAIVSYFHQRLQAELEAAGVKVALQAAPGVARLRVAVTGLTQDRPGMDAVDLLPVKAVFNLARLAAGKEPYLLKIGSMAQLEDAQDGTLLAGTVNLRENKKSKSKDAPLTLDLIKPLIDQWCKDSARQLAAHLGKAS from the coding sequence ATGAAATTGTCCGTACTGACTATCTGCACCCTGCTCGCCCTCAGCGGCGCAGCCTGGGCCGACGAGCCGGCGTCCGCCGCGCCCAAGGAAAACCTGTTCACCTTGCCGCTGGATGCCTTCCAGCCCGGCAAGATGATGCCGGACCAGCGCGTGTACTTGAAACCCGGCGTGGACCTGAAAACCTATCACGCCGTGCTGCTGGAGCCGCTGCTGTTCATGCGCCAGGGCCAGGACGGCAACTGGGAACTGCTGCAGTCCGGCGATGAAAACGCCATCGTTTCCTATTTCCATCAACGTCTGCAGGCCGAACTGGAAGCGGCCGGCGTGAAGGTGGCGCTGCAAGCTGCGCCGGGCGTGGCGCGCTTGCGCGTGGCGGTGACCGGCCTCACCCAGGACCGGCCCGGCATGGACGCGGTGGACCTGCTGCCGGTCAAGGCCGTGTTCAATCTGGCCAGGCTGGCCGCCGGCAAGGAACCCTATCTGCTGAAGATAGGCAGCATGGCGCAGCTGGAGGACGCCCAGGACGGCACGCTGCTGGCCGGCACCGTCAATCTGCGCGAAAACAAGAAGAGCAAATCCAAGGACGCGCCGCTGACGCTGGACTTGATCAAGCCGCTGATAGACCAGTGGTGCAAGGACAGCGCCCGCCAGCTGGCCGCCCATCTGGGCAAGGCTTCCTGA
- the malE gene encoding maltose/maltodextrin ABC transporter substrate-binding protein MalE: protein MKITRRQFSRAACLTLSLAVAGAFAAPLAQASGDAKLLIWINGDKGYRGLAKLGEEFTKQTGVKVVVEHPEDAAGKFQQAAAAGKGPDIWIWPHDRLGEWSTAGLLSPVNPSKKLRGEIDDLGWKAFTSGGKTWGYPIALESVALIYNKALVPTPPKTFDEVMALDKKLSASGKKAILWDFTNTYFTWPLLAAGGAYPFKQKADGTYDAKNVGVNHAGAVAGLDTLMKLIHSGAMPKSASYADMEAGVNKGQVAMMISGPWAWENLKKSHIDFGVAPIPSVNGKPAAPFVGVLGAMISAASHNKELATEFIENTMLTPHGLKTINDDVPLGVPASKAFYAQLKSDPNIRATMLSAKAGAPMPNNPEMGKFWSTMQSTLQNVTQGRQGVKAGLDAAAAKIRGN from the coding sequence ATGAAGATCACTCGCAGACAATTCAGCCGCGCCGCCTGCCTGACCCTGAGCCTGGCCGTGGCCGGCGCCTTCGCCGCCCCGCTGGCGCAGGCCTCCGGCGACGCCAAGCTGCTGATCTGGATCAACGGCGACAAGGGCTACCGCGGCCTGGCCAAGCTGGGCGAAGAGTTCACCAAGCAGACCGGCGTCAAGGTAGTGGTGGAGCACCCGGAAGACGCCGCCGGCAAGTTCCAGCAGGCCGCCGCCGCCGGCAAGGGCCCGGACATCTGGATCTGGCCGCATGACCGCCTGGGAGAATGGTCCACCGCCGGCCTGCTCTCCCCGGTCAACCCCAGCAAGAAGCTGCGCGGCGAAATCGACGACCTGGGCTGGAAGGCCTTCACCAGCGGCGGCAAGACCTGGGGCTACCCCATCGCGCTGGAGTCCGTGGCGCTGATCTACAACAAGGCGCTGGTGCCGACGCCGCCCAAGACCTTCGACGAAGTCATGGCTCTGGACAAGAAACTGTCCGCCAGCGGCAAGAAGGCCATCCTGTGGGACTTCACCAATACCTATTTCACCTGGCCGCTGCTGGCGGCCGGCGGCGCCTACCCGTTCAAGCAGAAGGCCGACGGCACCTATGACGCCAAGAACGTGGGCGTCAACCACGCCGGCGCCGTGGCCGGCCTGGACACCCTGATGAAGCTGATCCATAGCGGCGCCATGCCCAAGAGCGCCAGCTACGCCGACATGGAGGCCGGCGTGAACAAGGGCCAGGTGGCCATGATGATCAGCGGCCCCTGGGCCTGGGAAAACCTGAAGAAGAGCCATATCGACTTCGGCGTGGCGCCGATTCCCAGCGTCAACGGCAAGCCGGCCGCGCCCTTCGTCGGCGTGCTGGGCGCCATGATCAGCGCCGCCAGCCACAACAAGGAGCTGGCGACCGAGTTCATCGAAAACACCATGCTGACTCCGCACGGGCTGAAGACCATCAACGACGACGTGCCGCTGGGCGTGCCGGCCAGCAAGGCCTTCTACGCCCAGCTCAAGAGCGATCCGAACATCCGCGCCACCATGCTCAGCGCCAAGGCCGGCGCGCCCATGCCCAATAACCCGGAAATGGGCAAGTTCTGGTCCACCATGCAGTCCACGCTGCAAAACGTCACCCAGGGCCGACAAGGCGTGAAGGCCGGCCTGGACGCCGCGGCGGCCAAGATCCGCGGCAACTGA
- the malG gene encoding maltose ABC transporter permease MalG: MAMVQDNTHTGRLWLAHLGLIAFLLLTLFPFLMIVSISLRPGNFAAGSLLPDSISLEHWKLAFGLSYTDVGGRVVEPPFPVLRWLWNSVKIAFISASLILLLSTTSAYAFSRLRFRGKQLGLNLLLLAQMFPAVLSLIAIYSIFDQIGSYVPWLGLDSHGSVVLAYAGGIALHIWTIKGYFDTLPAEIEEAAIVDGATPFQAFWHVLLPMALPILCVVFLLAFIGAIIEYPVASVLLHQEQNLTLAVGSKLYLYEQNYLWGDFAAAAILSGLPITVLFIVAQRWMVSGLSSGGVKG; the protein is encoded by the coding sequence ATGGCCATGGTTCAAGACAATACCCATACCGGCCGGCTCTGGCTGGCCCACCTGGGGCTGATCGCCTTCCTGCTGCTGACCCTGTTCCCCTTCTTGATGATCGTGTCCATCTCGCTGCGCCCCGGCAATTTCGCCGCCGGCAGCCTGCTGCCGGACAGCATCAGCCTGGAGCACTGGAAACTGGCCTTCGGCCTGTCCTACACCGACGTGGGCGGCCGCGTGGTGGAGCCGCCCTTCCCCGTGCTGCGCTGGCTGTGGAACTCGGTGAAGATCGCCTTCATCAGCGCCAGCCTGATCCTGCTGCTGTCCACCACCAGCGCTTACGCCTTCTCGCGGCTGCGCTTCCGCGGCAAACAGCTGGGCCTCAACCTCTTGCTGCTGGCGCAGATGTTCCCGGCCGTGCTGTCCCTGATCGCCATCTACTCCATCTTCGACCAGATCGGCAGCTATGTACCATGGCTGGGCCTGGACAGCCACGGCAGCGTGGTGCTGGCCTACGCCGGCGGCATCGCCCTGCACATCTGGACCATCAAGGGGTATTTCGACACCCTGCCGGCGGAGATAGAAGAAGCCGCCATCGTGGACGGCGCCACGCCCTTCCAGGCCTTCTGGCACGTGCTGCTGCCCATGGCCCTGCCCATTCTGTGCGTGGTCTTCCTGCTGGCCTTCATCGGTGCCATCATCGAGTACCCGGTGGCCTCGGTGCTGCTGCACCAGGAACAGAACCTGACGCTGGCCGTCGGCTCCAAGCTGTATTTGTATGAGCAAAACTATCTGTGGGGCGACTTCGCCGCCGCCGCCATCCTGTCCGGCCTGCCCATCACCGTGCTGTTCATCGTCGCCCAGCGCTGGATGGTCAGCGGCCTGAGCAGCGGCGGGGTCAAGGGCTGA
- the malF gene encoding maltose ABC transporter permease MalF yields MFKIQARQAWPVLGAVLVMAGLWLDFLVYQAGHAWLALGGLALLAGAAAIFTLKQAYALRYLFPGVAAILVFVLLPALYTVGIGFTNYSSSNLLSFERATAYLLEQTYAGEGDPLHLQLYRQGGQYRVELARDDGAAWQSAPIKLDAAQPAAQKLALQAAPGQSADDRLGLKDIIALQPALRQLTLTLPGQTVPYRLSSLSSFSPAKRLYARQADGALLNRQTGETLRPDFERGFYRTAQGENIAPGFRVNVGWKNFRQLFANRDLQKPMLKVFAWTVIFSALTVLFTFAIGLALATVLSWEALRCRGLYRVLLFLPYAVPGFISILIFRGLFNENFGEINMVLHGLFGIRPSWFSDPLLAKAMLLIVNTWLGYPYMMLLCLGLIKSIPSDLYEASAINGASAWTNLTQITLPLILKPIMPLLIASFAFNFNNFVLISLLTDGRPDFIDSAVPAGTTDILVSYTYRIAFQDSGQNFGLAAAISTLIFVLVAALSLINLRLSRINAQEKR; encoded by the coding sequence ATGTTCAAGATTCAAGCGCGCCAGGCCTGGCCTGTGCTGGGCGCGGTACTCGTGATGGCCGGCCTATGGCTGGACTTCCTGGTCTATCAGGCGGGCCATGCGTGGCTGGCGCTGGGCGGCCTCGCCCTGCTGGCCGGCGCGGCCGCCATTTTCACCCTGAAGCAGGCCTACGCGCTGCGCTACCTGTTTCCGGGCGTGGCGGCCATACTGGTCTTCGTCCTGCTGCCCGCGCTTTACACCGTGGGCATAGGCTTCACCAATTACAGCTCCAGCAATCTGCTGAGCTTTGAGCGCGCCACGGCCTATCTGCTGGAGCAGACCTACGCCGGCGAGGGCGACCCGCTGCATCTGCAGCTGTATCGCCAGGGCGGGCAATATCGAGTGGAACTGGCGCGCGACGACGGCGCCGCCTGGCAATCCGCGCCGATCAAGCTGGACGCCGCCCAGCCCGCCGCGCAAAAACTGGCGCTGCAGGCGGCCCCTGGCCAAAGCGCCGACGACAGGCTGGGCCTGAAAGACATCATCGCCCTGCAGCCTGCGCTGCGCCAACTGACGCTGACCCTGCCGGGACAAACCGTGCCCTACCGCCTCAGCTCGCTCAGCAGCTTCAGCCCGGCCAAGCGCCTGTACGCGCGCCAGGCCGACGGCGCCCTGCTGAACCGGCAGACCGGCGAAACGCTGCGCCCGGACTTCGAGCGCGGCTTCTACCGCACCGCCCAGGGCGAAAACATCGCGCCGGGCTTCCGCGTCAATGTGGGCTGGAAAAACTTCCGGCAGCTGTTCGCCAACCGCGACCTGCAAAAACCCATGCTGAAAGTGTTCGCCTGGACGGTGATATTCTCCGCCCTGACCGTGCTGTTCACCTTCGCCATCGGCCTAGCGCTGGCCACCGTGCTCAGTTGGGAAGCCCTGCGCTGCCGCGGCCTTTACCGCGTATTGCTGTTCCTGCCCTACGCCGTGCCCGGCTTCATCTCCATCCTGATCTTCCGCGGCCTGTTCAATGAGAACTTCGGCGAGATCAATATGGTATTGCACGGCCTGTTCGGCATCCGCCCCAGCTGGTTCTCCGACCCGCTGTTGGCCAAGGCCATGCTGCTGATCGTCAACACCTGGCTGGGCTATCCCTACATGATGCTGCTGTGCCTGGGCCTGATCAAATCGATACCGTCCGACCTGTACGAAGCCTCGGCCATCAACGGCGCCAGCGCCTGGACCAATCTGACCCAGATCACCCTGCCCTTGATCCTCAAGCCCATCATGCCGCTCCTGATCGCGTCCTTCGCCTTCAACTTCAACAACTTCGTGCTGATCTCGCTGCTGACCGATGGCCGCCCGGACTTCATCGACAGCGCGGTGCCGGCCGGCACCACCGACATCCTGGTGTCCTACACCTATCGCATCGCCTTCCAGGATTCCGGGCAGAACTTCGGCCTGGCCGCCGCCATCTCCACCTTGATTTTCGTGCTGGTGGCGGCGCTGTCGCTGATCAATCTGCGCCTGTCGCGCATCAACGCGCAAGAAAAACGCTGA
- a CDS encoding GNAT family N-acetyltransferase, whose protein sequence is MSESWEVRPACAADAPRLSELYRQLTGDPAVRVCPARLEALADGLRAQVWVGVRGGEVAGTVWLGFCEDIMYGEQPFAVLENIVVDPRHRGEGLGEALLKAAERRCLARDCSKIMLLSSAGREDAHRFFQRQGYRGDAKRGFVKYRRDMAV, encoded by the coding sequence ATGTCTGAATCCTGGGAGGTCCGGCCGGCCTGCGCCGCGGATGCGCCGCGATTGAGCGAGCTGTACCGCCAATTGACCGGAGACCCTGCCGTCCGGGTATGTCCGGCGCGGCTGGAGGCTCTGGCCGATGGCCTGCGCGCGCAGGTGTGGGTTGGCGTGCGAGGCGGCGAAGTCGCGGGCACGGTCTGGCTTGGTTTTTGCGAGGACATCATGTACGGCGAGCAACCCTTCGCCGTGCTGGAAAACATCGTCGTGGACCCGCGCCATCGCGGCGAGGGCCTGGGCGAGGCCTTGCTGAAGGCGGCGGAGCGCCGTTGTCTGGCGCGCGATTGCAGCAAGATCATGCTGCTCAGCTCCGCCGGCCGGGAGGACGCGCATCGTTTTTTCCAGCGCCAGGGCTATCGCGGCGACGCCAAGCGCGGTTTCGTCAAATACCGCCGCGACATGGCGGTTTGA